A single region of the Nocardioides ochotonae genome encodes:
- a CDS encoding RecQ family ATP-dependent DNA helicase, whose translation MPDAETALHVLRTRFGHDAFRGQQAAIIETVVAGRDALVLMPTGGGKSLCYQVPALVRPGTGVVVSPLIALMHDQVVALGALGIRAAFWNSSLDPAARREVTRAYAAGELDLLYLSPERLAAPGTLDLLARAPISVIAIDEAHCVASWGHDFRPDYLTISRLTARFPEVPRIALTATAIAATATEIAERLDLRLGPDGEGRFVASFDRPNIEYRIVAKDADPRRQLLDLLVREHRGDSGIVYCLTRRSVEKTAAFLTEHGIEALAYHAGMPTEVRSATQARFQHEPLVVVATIAFGMGIDKPDVRFVAHLDLPKSIEGYYQETGRAGRDGRPATAWLAYGTSDVAQLRRFIARSPGGVAQRRVQTANLEAMLALCETLQCRRGQLLAYFAQPAPERCGRCDTCTEPPAAYDATPAAQALLGAVAELAQDRQVVDTAGLLEHLGETEVPAERLRAVVRQLLAQGHLACDVRGRQTLHLTPTSARVLRGEVRVELRRDQPVEAARAPRASRKRRSTSKRSRRRTGRGRTRTTTRTAAAPVVLGDLDAAARDRFDALHAWRREQATALGLQPFLILQDRTLVSIAERNPRDTAQLLDVAGIGPTKLERWGGSVLGVLGRH comes from the coding sequence TCCTGATGCCGACCGGTGGCGGCAAGTCGCTGTGCTACCAGGTCCCGGCGCTGGTGCGCCCCGGCACCGGCGTCGTGGTCTCGCCGTTGATCGCCCTCATGCACGACCAGGTCGTGGCCCTGGGCGCGCTCGGGATCCGCGCGGCGTTCTGGAACTCATCCCTCGACCCGGCCGCGCGCCGCGAGGTCACTCGCGCGTACGCCGCCGGCGAGCTCGACCTGCTCTACCTCTCCCCCGAGCGGCTCGCCGCGCCCGGCACCCTCGACCTGCTGGCCCGGGCGCCGATCAGCGTGATCGCGATCGACGAGGCGCACTGCGTGGCCTCGTGGGGCCACGACTTCCGGCCCGACTACCTGACGATCTCGCGTCTCACCGCGCGGTTCCCCGAGGTGCCGCGGATCGCCCTGACCGCCACCGCGATCGCGGCGACCGCCACCGAGATCGCCGAGCGGCTCGACCTGCGACTCGGCCCGGACGGCGAGGGCCGGTTCGTGGCGTCCTTCGACCGGCCCAACATCGAGTACCGGATCGTGGCCAAGGACGCGGACCCGAGGCGCCAGCTGCTCGACCTGCTCGTCCGCGAGCACCGCGGCGACTCCGGCATCGTCTACTGCCTCACCCGGCGCTCGGTCGAGAAGACCGCCGCCTTCCTCACCGAGCACGGCATCGAGGCGCTCGCCTACCACGCCGGGATGCCGACGGAGGTCCGCAGCGCCACCCAGGCCCGGTTCCAGCACGAGCCGCTGGTCGTGGTCGCGACGATCGCCTTCGGCATGGGCATCGACAAGCCCGACGTGCGCTTCGTGGCCCACCTGGACCTGCCGAAGTCGATCGAGGGCTACTACCAGGAGACCGGCCGCGCGGGGCGCGACGGGCGCCCCGCCACCGCGTGGCTCGCCTACGGGACCAGCGACGTGGCCCAGCTGCGCCGCTTCATCGCGCGCTCGCCCGGCGGCGTGGCGCAGCGCCGGGTGCAGACCGCGAACCTCGAGGCGATGCTCGCCCTGTGCGAGACCCTGCAGTGCCGCCGCGGACAGCTGCTGGCCTACTTCGCCCAGCCGGCACCCGAGCGCTGCGGGAGGTGCGACACCTGCACCGAGCCGCCCGCGGCGTACGACGCCACGCCTGCTGCCCAGGCCCTGCTCGGGGCCGTCGCGGAGCTCGCCCAGGACCGGCAGGTGGTCGACACCGCGGGCCTGCTCGAGCACCTGGGCGAGACGGAGGTCCCCGCGGAGCGGCTGCGCGCCGTCGTACGACAGCTGCTCGCGCAGGGCCACCTCGCCTGCGACGTCCGAGGCCGGCAGACGCTGCACCTGACCCCGACGTCGGCGCGGGTGCTGCGCGGGGAGGTCCGCGTCGAGCTGCGCCGCGACCAGCCGGTCGAGGCCGCCCGGGCGCCGCGGGCCAGCCGCAAGCGACGCAGCACCTCGAAGCGCTCGCGTCGTCGTACCGGCCGCGGCCGCACGCGTACGACGACCCGCACCGCCGCCGCTCCGGTCGTCCTCGGCGACCTCGACGCCGCGGCCCGGGACCGCTTCGACGCGCTGCACGCGTGGCGCCGCGAGCAGGCCACTGCCCTCGGTCTGCAGCCGTTCCTCATCCTCCAGGACCGCACGTTGGTCTCGATCGCCGAGCGCAACCCGCGCGACACCGCCCAGCTGCTCGACGTCGCCGGGATCGGGCCCACGAAGCTCGAGCGCTGGGGTGGGTCGGTGCTCGGGGTGCTCGGCCGACACTGA
- a CDS encoding calcium-binding protein yields the protein MHTTIRTASVVSVTLAAGAAGALLGAGPAAAVVPTDTVIDFTGDTPGDKPAGFVSVATPDVSFRATSGDISVGNYGAQSNGQAIAAFGDTAGLDIRLTRPTTSIEMAFGNDDPAIVDTTAKARLEVFRGTTEVGSTEVEVNANDVMDQVIRYGNARVFDRAVLTYVTAAGVAAPLTEVTDDITVAPRCTRTGGAGGNVLVGTNGRDVLCGDTGADVIRGGGGADLVYGGLGSDTILAGDDGDWVNGGDGADNIRGEDGADILRGFSGRDRISGGTGRDVLVGGTSRDRCDGGSGRDVAQSCEVRRSIP from the coding sequence ATGCACACCACGATCAGGACGGCCAGCGTCGTGTCCGTGACCCTGGCCGCCGGGGCCGCCGGGGCGCTGCTCGGCGCCGGTCCGGCGGCCGCAGTCGTACCGACCGACACGGTCATCGACTTCACCGGGGACACCCCGGGTGACAAACCCGCAGGCTTCGTCAGCGTGGCGACCCCCGACGTGAGCTTCCGCGCGACCTCCGGGGACATCTCCGTCGGAAACTACGGCGCGCAAAGCAACGGGCAGGCGATCGCCGCCTTCGGCGATACGGCCGGTCTCGACATCCGTCTCACCCGCCCGACCACGAGCATCGAGATGGCCTTCGGCAACGACGACCCTGCGATCGTCGACACCACCGCGAAGGCGCGTCTGGAGGTCTTCCGCGGCACCACCGAGGTCGGCAGCACCGAAGTCGAGGTGAACGCCAACGACGTCATGGACCAGGTGATCCGATACGGCAACGCTCGGGTCTTCGATCGAGCGGTCCTCACCTACGTGACCGCCGCCGGTGTGGCCGCCCCACTCACGGAGGTCACCGACGACATCACGGTCGCGCCGCGCTGCACCAGGACGGGAGGTGCGGGCGGCAACGTCCTCGTCGGCACGAACGGGCGCGACGTGCTGTGCGGCGATACCGGCGCCGACGTGATCCGAGGCGGTGGCGGCGCGGACCTGGTGTACGGCGGCCTGGGCTCCGACACCATCTTGGCCGGTGACGACGGTGACTGGGTGAACGGTGGCGACGGCGCGGACAACATCCGGGGCGAGGACGGCGCCGACATCCTGCGCGGCTTCTCCGGTCGCGACCGGATCTCCGGTGGGACCGGACGCGACGTGCTCGTGGGCGGCACCAGCCGCGACCGCTGCGACGGCGGGTCCGGCCGTGACGTCGCGCAGAGCTGCGAGGTCAGGCGGAGCATCCCCTGA